The Acidimicrobiales bacterium genomic sequence ACGGGTGTGGAGATGTTCCGCAAGCTCCTCGACGAGGGCCAGGCGGGCGACAACATCGGTGCGCTGCTGCGCGGCACCAAGCGTGAGGACGTCGAGCGCGGCCAGGTGCTCGCCAAGCCCGGTTCGATCACCCCGCACACCGAGTTCGAGGCGCAGACCTACGTGCTGACCAAGGACGAGGGTGGTCGCCACAAGCCGTTCTTCACCAACTACCGGCCGCAGTTCTTCTTCCGGACCACCGACGTGACGGGTCAGATCTCGTTGCCGGAGGGCACGGAGATGTGCATGCCGGGCGACAACACGACGATGACGGTGTCGCCATGGAAGAGGGCCTTCGCTTCGCCATCCGTGAGGGTGGCCGCACCGTGGGCGCCGGCCGCGTCACCAAGATCCTCAAGTAGCGAAGGCTGACATGGCTGACAAGCAGAAGATCCGGATCAGGCTCAAGGCCTACGACCACGAGATCGTCGACCAGTCGACGAAGAAGATCGTGGAGACCGTCGTGCGCACCAGTGCCTCGGTGCGCGGCCCCGTGCCGCTCCCCACCGAGAAGCACCGCTACACCGTGATCCGGTCCCCGCACAAGGACAAGGACTCGCGCGAGCACTTCGAGATGCGGATCCACAAGCGTCTGCTCGACATCGTCGACCCGACGCCGAAGACGGTCGACTCGCTGCAGCGCCTCGACCTCCCTGCCGGCGTCGACATCGAGATCAAGATCCAGCAGGTCTGACCGGCGCCGGTCGCACCGGACGCGAACGAGCCCGGGCCCGGCGCCCGGGCTCGTTCGCGTCTGCCCTACCATCCGTCGTCCGCGCCGGGGTGGCTCCGGTGGGGTCGAGGGGGCACCGATGGGACGCATGGACGGCAAGGTCGCGTTGGTCACGGGGGGGTCGTCGGGGATCGGCGCGGCCTGTGTCGCACGCTTCCGGGAGGAGGGGGCGTGGGTGCTCTCCGCCGACCTCCAGCCGGCGGGGGAGGGCGTCGCCGAGCCCGACGCGTTCGTCGAGTGCGACGTGACCGACGAGGCGGCGGTCCAGGCCGCGGTGGCGGCATCGGTTCGTCACTCCGGGCGGCTCGACACGGTGGTCACGTCGGCCGGGGTCGCCGGCGGCGGCCCGGTGCACTGGCTCGACGAGGCCGCCTGGGACCACGTGGTGGGCGTGAACCTGAAGGGCACCTTCCTCACGGCCAAGCACGCCATCGCCCAGATGCTCACCCAGGAGCGGGTGGACGACGAGCGGGGCTCGGTGATCACCGTGGCCAGCGTGGAGGGCCTCGAGGGGACCGCCGGCGGTAGCGCCTACAACGCCTCCAAGGGCGGCGTCGTGCTCCTCACCAAGAACATGGCCATCGACTTCGGCCGCCAGGGGATCCGCGTGAACGCCATCTGCCCGGGCTTCATCGACACGCCGATGTTCCGGTCCCTCGGGGACCCGGAGACCGACGAGATGCTCCTCGAGGTCGAACAGGAGCACAAGCTCCGCCGTTTCGGACGGCCCTCCGAGCTCGCCGCCGTGGCCCTCTTCCTGGCCTCGGCCGACGCCTCGTTCGTCACCGGCCAGGCGATCGCCGTCGACGGCGGCTACACCGCCGGCCGCGATCACGGTGTGACCACCCGCATGGGGCTGTGATGATGGCGCCCTCCTCGCGGCGCTCGTCGGAGCGCGGTGTGGCTCGGTCGCTGGCGCTTCCCCTCGCCACCTGGATCGGCCCTTCGCGATGGGGTCGAGGTCCGTGTTCGTGTCGTCAAGCCAGTGGCCCGGTCGCTGGCGCTTCGTTGATGGCGCCCTCCTCGCGGCGCTCGTCGGAGCGCGGTGTGGCTCGGTCGCTGGCGCTTCCCCTCGCCACCTGGATCGGCCCTTTGCGATGGGGTCGAGGTCCGTGTTCGTGTCGTCAAGCCAGTGGCCCGGTCGCTGGCGCTTCGTTGATGGCGCCCTCCTCGCGGCGCTCGTCGGGGCGCCGGTGAGCCCTCCGGTCGCGTCGGCTGCGCACGACCGTGGCCTGCCGGCCATGGCGATGAACTTCGAGCTTCGCCACCCCGCACAGTTCGCGGCGACGGGAGCGGAGATCTACCGGGCGGCGCTCGACATGTGCCGGTGGGCCGACGACAGGGGCTTCGACCGGATCGGCCTGGGCGAACACCATCAATCGCCGGACGGCTACATCCCGGCGCCGCTCGTCTTCGCCGGGGCGGTGGGCGCGTGCACCACCCGGATCAGGGTGAGGTGCTCGATCCTCTTGGCGGTGCTGTACGACCCGGTGCGCCTCGCCGAGGAGATCGCCGTCGCCGACCTCTGCCTCGGCGGGCGCCTCGACGTCGGACTCGGTGTCGGGTACGTGGAGGCCGACTTCGACGCCTTCGGGAAGAACTTCCACACCCGCGGCGCCGCCCTCGACGAGTTGATCCCCTTCCTCCGCCGGGCCTGGACCGGCGAGCCCTTCGAGCACCGGGGGACGA encodes the following:
- the rpsJ gene encoding 30S ribosomal protein S10, whose amino-acid sequence is MADKQKIRIRLKAYDHEIVDQSTKKIVETVVRTSASVRGPVPLPTEKHRYTVIRSPHKDKDSREHFEMRIHKRLLDIVDPTPKTVDSLQRLDLPAGVDIEIKIQQV
- a CDS encoding SDR family oxidoreductase; this encodes MGRMDGKVALVTGGSSGIGAACVARFREEGAWVLSADLQPAGEGVAEPDAFVECDVTDEAAVQAAVAASVRHSGRLDTVVTSAGVAGGGPVHWLDEAAWDHVVGVNLKGTFLTAKHAIAQMLTQERVDDERGSVITVASVEGLEGTAGGSAYNASKGGVVLLTKNMAIDFGRQGIRVNAICPGFIDTPMFRSLGDPETDEMLLEVEQEHKLRRFGRPSELAAVALFLASADASFVTGQAIAVDGGYTAGRDHGVTTRMGL